CATCCTCGGGTACGTCCTGAACGACGTGGCCCCGGTCCACGGAAAGACGCTGAACGCGGTTCTCTTCGGCGGACTGGTGCGGAGTTTCACCGACGGCCCCGTCGCCGGGTACCTCATCGCCTTCATCCTCTTCACCGAGGCGGTCCTTCTCTTCGTGGCGGCGCAGACCGGATTCCTCGGCGGTCCGCAGGTGCTCTCGAACATGGCGAACGATTCGTACATGCCCCACCGGTTCGCCCACCTCTCCGAGCGGCTGGTGACCAAGTACGGCGTCTACTTCATGGGCGGGATGGCGTTCCTGATGCTCTTCATAACGGGAGGCTCCGTCCGCTACCTGGTCATCATGTACTCGATCAACGTGTTCCTGACGTTCTCCCTGTCGCAGTTCGGCATGGTGATGCACTGGTGGAAGGACCGCGGCGTGGAAACGGGGTGGCGGTACGGACTGGCGATCAACGGCGTCGGCTTCTTCCTGACCGCCTCGATCCTCTGCGGAACCGTCTGGATGAAGTTCCCCGAGGGGGGCTGGATCACCCTGCTGATCACGGGGTCGTTCGTCGGGGTGAGCTTCCTCGTGCGGAGCCACTACCGGAGGGCGTCGGGCCACCTTCGTCGCCTGGACGACCTGCTCCTGAACCTGCCGGGCCCATCCGTGGCGCAGGAGCCGATGGTGCGGCGGCAGGCCCCCACCGCGGTCATCATGGTGTCCGGGTACAACGGCCTCGGGATGCACGTGTTCTTCTCGATCATCCGCTCCTTTCCCGGAACGTTCCGGAACTTCGTCTTCCTCTCCGCCGGGGTGGTGGACACCAGCCGGTTCAAGGGGGTCTCCGAGATCGAGAACCTCACGGCGGACCTGGGGAGCCAGCTGAAGAAGTACGTCGAGTTCGTGAAGGGACACGGGTATTACGCCGAGGCGCGGCACCAGGTGGGGACCGACGTGATCGAGATCGTCCAGCACCTCTCCGGAGAGGTGGCGGCCGATTTTCCGAACGTGGTGTTCTTCGCCGGGCAGCTCGTGTTCCAGGAGGACAACTTCGTGACCAAGCTCCTGCACAACCAGACCGCGTTCCTCGTGCAGAAGAAGCTGGTCTTCTCCGGCCACCCGATGATCGTGATGCCGATCCGCGTGCTCGACTGATACGGCGCGTCCGGGCGTACCCGGGGGGATGGAGCGGGCGGGGTTGACCCGGGCGCGGCGGATCTGAGACAATGTTCGGAAATTCGCAAAACGCGGCTCCTAGAAGAACAATCGGAGGTGATGGCGATGGCGATGGTGCGGAAAGCGGGATGGTTCGTGCTTGTGGCGGTCCTGATGGCCGGATGGATGGGTGTCCTGGGTTCCCTGCGCGGGGTCGCCGAGGCGGGCGTCATCGCCTCGCAGTTGTCGGGCACGGCGGAACGCTCGGAGGACCTGGCGAAGGTCCAGGCGTTCCTCGAGAACAAGCTGGTCGTCCAGAAGCTGGTGGACTACGGCGTGTCTCCATCGGAGGCGATGGCCAAGGCGAAGGCGATGAGCGCGCAGGACCTTCACCGGCTGGCGTCGCTCACCGATCGCGCGGCGGCGGGGTCGGACGACGCCCTCGGGTTCCTGATCGCGCTGGCGATCCTCGTGATCCTCATCATCGTCATCCTCAAGCTGATGAACAAGGAAGTCGTCGTCCGCTGATGCCCCGGTTCCGCCGGTTCGCGGGCGCCGCCCTGCTCCTGGGCGGCGCCCTTCTCGTTTCGACCGGATGCGCGCCGCATCGCCCAACGGCCGCGCGGGGGGGGGAAGCCGGGAGCGGCGGTCCGGGAGCGCGCATCATCCCCGGCGTCCCTTTCCTTCCGCAGGAGGAGGACACGTGCGGACCGTCCTCCCTCGCGATGCTGCTCCGATTCCACGGGGTGGACGCCACGACGGGGGAGATCGCCGCGGAAACCCGCACGGCGGGTCTCCGGGGGACGCTCATCACCGACCTCGCGGCGGCCGCCCGTCGGAGGGGGTTGCCCGCGGAGGTCGCCGACCTCGACATGGCGGGAGTGCGCCGCCGGATCGGGGAGGGGGAGCCGGTGATCCTGCTGATCGATCTGGGGATGTGGGTGTGGAGCCGCCCGCACTATCTCCTCGCCTACGGCACCGCCCCGGAAGGGGTGGTGGCGCACTCCGGACGGACGAAGGGAGCGGTCATCCCGTACGAGACCCTCGATGCCCAGTGGGAGAAGATGGGGCGGCTCTCGATCGTCGTCACCGGTGCCGCGAAGTGACCCGGGAGGGTTCTGGGGGAGCGGCGTTCCGGCTGGCCGGCGCCTTCCTGCTCCTTCTCGCGGCGGCCTCCGGCTGCTCCCGCCTGCCGAAGCTCATCGTCCTCGAGGATCCGCTCTCCGCCGACGAGCACGTGGCGCTGGGCGTCGCGTACGAAGGGAAGGGTGAGCTTTCGCTTGCCGCACGGGAGTACGAGCGGGCGCTGAAAAAGGAGAGCGGCTCCTTTCGGGCCCGCGTGAACCTCGGCAACGTGCGCCTGGCGGAAAAGCGGTACGACGCCGCGCGCGACGAGTACGGGAAGGCCCTCGCCCTTCGGCCGGGGGACCCCGAGGCGACGAACAACCTCGCCTG
This genomic window from Deltaproteobacteria bacterium contains:
- a CDS encoding amino acid permease, whose product is MAQDSLYQRARRFLLGAPRDLFDPKIFHNVSLIAFFAWVGLGADGISSSSYGPEEAYLALGGHTVLALFVAAATVITVFIISASYSQIIEAFPSGGGGYIVASKLLGEKAGVVSGSALVIDYVLTITISVAAGADAIFSFLPLPWLAYKFTFIVFVILLLIWLNLRGVKESVVVLTPIFLAFILTHIPLVLYAVLRHLPELPAVGSRVSSDLASASREMGWFGVGALLLRAYSMGAGTYTGIEAVSNSMQTLREPRVQTGKRAMAYLSFSLAFMAGGIILGYVLNDVAPVHGKTLNAVLFGGLVRSFTDGPVAGYLIAFILFTEAVLLFVAAQTGFLGGPQVLSNMANDSYMPHRFAHLSERLVTKYGVYFMGGMAFLMLFITGGSVRYLVIMYSINVFLTFSLSQFGMVMHWWKDRGVETGWRYGLAINGVGFFLTASILCGTVWMKFPEGGWITLLITGSFVGVSFLVRSHYRRASGHLRRLDDLLLNLPGPSVAQEPMVRRQAPTAVIMVSGYNGLGMHVFFSIIRSFPGTFRNFVFLSAGVVDTSRFKGVSEIENLTADLGSQLKKYVEFVKGHGYYAEARHQVGTDVIEIVQHLSGEVAADFPNVVFFAGQLVFQEDNFVTKLLHNQTAFLVQKKLVFSGHPMIVMPIRVLD
- a CDS encoding PA2779 family protein — encoded protein: MAMVRKAGWFVLVAVLMAGWMGVLGSLRGVAEAGVIASQLSGTAERSEDLAKVQAFLENKLVVQKLVDYGVSPSEAMAKAKAMSAQDLHRLASLTDRAAAGSDDALGFLIALAILVILIIVILKLMNKEVVVR
- a CDS encoding C39 family peptidase; translation: MPRFRRFAGAALLLGGALLVSTGCAPHRPTAARGGEAGSGGPGARIIPGVPFLPQEEDTCGPSSLAMLLRFHGVDATTGEIAAETRTAGLRGTLITDLAAAARRRGLPAEVADLDMAGVRRRIGEGEPVILLIDLGMWVWSRPHYLLAYGTAPEGVVAHSGRTKGAVIPYETLDAQWEKMGRLSIVVTGAAK
- a CDS encoding tetratricopeptide repeat protein, which codes for MTREGSGGAAFRLAGAFLLLLAAASGCSRLPKLIVLEDPLSADEHVALGVAYEGKGELSLAAREYERALKKESGSFRARVNLGNVRLAEKRYDAARDEYGKALALRPGDPEATNNLAWAAIRSGSGLKEATRGMEDVLSDPARRSPPLLDTLGVLLGAVGRVPEAKAAFDEALRKCASGDPSCTEAVRRETMEHRDALR